In one Bombyx mori chromosome 4, ASM3026992v2 genomic region, the following are encoded:
- the LOC101735802 gene encoding nuclear factor of activated T-cells 5 isoform X4, whose amino-acid sequence MKMTMSTAPTMSARVHRKVMRAPHKRAHPGKTHFSGKMVHAGKMAHPGKLSHLGKFGKLAHYAHTHSLRPPEPCENSNDSGLGTDPVNRLSDTVEDWEHPELKRHRGESEMPVKIECDNATDAYAFVPPGVQPAGVQPASALPVPVIRPGCSISSPNITESPGKRFQDPYRSCGKLGSGGKLANKYPGGGKLAGPGGKLGGKLAGKYGGKLAQAMARRRALAAMTQTGPPGLAAPLTNKSRDGTVELQILCQPETQHRARYQTEGSRGAVKDNSGTGFPMVKLVGYDKPAVLQVFIGTDTGRVQPHMFYQACRVSGKNSTPCKERKEDGTVIIEIDLEPAKDWKVTCDCVGILKERNVDVEHRFGEALGGVGSVGSVGGVGSVGAVSSASHVSRGKKKSTRCRMVFRTDIINPAGHRETLQVCSTQIICTQPPGVPEVCRKSLVSCPATGGLELYLLGKNFLKETKVVFCQRHEGRTTWEEEVTPDKEFLQQTHLVCCVPAYGRQDLSEAVAVQLFVRSGGKASEPHCFYYTPPALDTGPLHCSRHHSQGSDHSRAPPLPADPRQHGGEEARPVLMWGAMPPPALPVRRPSVILPDPHSPLGLKSEVMDETSQHSVVDHTDASCGPEGPEKTSTGNISDDLKVVDLRLKSENMSLDAQAQMSFVSSYDSMKLSPATPSQGESPTSIVSFTQQLQAIQTQAQTDKMVESVTAALFNTDENSGPIYPQMLPMSTMESMRHLISSKNNMDPLGTELKVLNPELMITDTAMQSTVLQTANEQRLMVYNQMTSGRAEERFNPFGNMTKLEMETSSAISQQNAQMEALVEDAMKATAAMLPADAAKLDELVNSRVDDHLSASSASPSGGSHASDVLLSPGAGVVTRGPAADLLPSAAISPDVILNPQVSPSMLCDANQHMVMPTGTAPEDLMMLPDQMQLTSVKTPPAAVKSMILNAAAEILTSDTTMNALVKSAINTANILTTESAAEQPPAEPAPEAPLVAMSQAVSQAVTQAVSQAVSQAVSQAVSHEMTAPVQGLTDMSDQDLLSYINTSTFDQGEYMDIYYD is encoded by the exons ATGAAAATGACTATGTCAACTGCACCAACGATGAGCGCTCGCGTCCACAGGAAGGTGATGAGAGCGCCCCATAAGCGTGCCCATCCCGGCAAAACGCACTTCTCCGGGAAAATGGTACACGCCGGCAAAATGGCCCACCCGGGGAAACTGTCTCACTTGGGTAAATTCGGGAAGCTTGCCCACTATGCGCACACACACTCTCTGCGGCCTCCGGAGCCTTGCGAGAACAGTAACGACAGCGGCCTAGGGACCGATCCAGTCAACAG ATTGTCGGACACTGTGGAGGACTGGGAACATCCGGAGTTGAAACGGCATCGCGGCGAGTCGGAGATGCCCGTTAAGATCGAATGCGACAACGCTACCGATGCTTACGCGTTCGTCCCTCCCGGAGTCCAGCCCGCCGGAGTGCAGCCAGCATCAGCACTACCAGTCCCCGT AATAAGGCCGGGCTGCAGCATATCTAGTCCAAACATCACCGAGTCGCCAGGGAAGAGGTTTCAAGATCCGTACAGGTCTTGTGGAAAACTCGGCAGTGGAGGGAAACTAGCTAATAAGTACCCCGGGGGAGGAAAACTAGCCGGACCGGGGGGGAAACTTGGAGGCAAATTAGCCGGGAAATACGGAGGGAAGTTAGCACAGGCCATGGCGAGGCGGAGGGCGCTGGCTGCTATGACACAGACCGGACCGCCGGGCCTCGCCGCTCCACTCACCAACAAATCTAGGGACGGCACTGTGGAGCTACAAATACTGTGCCAGCCTGAAACTCAACACAGAGCGAG ATATCAGACTGAAGGCAGTCGGGGAGCCGTCAAAGATAACTCCGGGACCGGTTTTCCGATGGTCAAATTAGTTGGCTACGATAAGCCGGCCGTATTACAG GTATTTATAGGTACAGACACAGGACGAGTGCAACCTCACATGTTCTACCAGGCCTGCCGCGTCTCCGGGAAGAACTCGACGCCGTGCAAGGAGCGGAAGGAAGATGGAACCGTTATCATAGAGATAGACTTGGAGCCGGCCAAGGACTGGAAGGTCACGTGCGACTGCGTTGGTATACTCAAG GAGCGCAACGTGGACGTGGAGCACCGCTTCGGCGAGGCTCTGGGCGGCGTGGGGAGCGTGGGAAGCGTGGGGGGCGTGGGGAGCGTGGGGGCGGTGAGCAGCGCCAGCCACGTGTCCCGCGGCAAGAAAAAGTCGACGCGATGCCGCATGGTGTTCCGCACCGACATCATCAACCCCGCAGGACACCGGGAGACGCTACAGGTCTGCTCCACGCAGATCATATGCA CGCAACCGCCGGGCGTACCAGAGGTGTGCCGAAAGTCACTAGTCTCGTGTCCGGCCACCGGAGGCCTGGAACTATACCTGCTCGGCAAGAACTTCCTCAAGGAGACCAAGGTGGTGTTCTGTCAGAGGCACGAGGGTCGCACGACTTGGGAGGAAGAAGTCACGCCTGACAAAGAATTTTTGCAACAG ACGCACCTGGTGTGCTGCGTGCCGGCGTACGGGCGACAGGACCTGAGCGAGGCGGTGGCGGTGCAGCTGTTCGTGAGGTCGGGCGGCAAGGCGTCGGAGCCGCACTGCTTCTACTACACGCCGCCCGCTCTCGACACGGGCCCCCTACATTGCTCGCGCCATCACTCGCAAG GTAGCGACCACAGCCGAGCGCCGCCGCTGCCCGCTGACCCGCGCCAGCACG GTGGCGAGGAGGCGCGGCCGGTGCTCATGTGGGGCGCGATGCCGCCGCCCGCCCTGCCCGTGCGCAGACCCTCCGTCATCCTGCCAGACCCACACTCGCCTCTCGGACTCAAGAGTGAG GTGATGGACGAGACCAGCCAGCACTCCGTGGTCGATCACACAGACGCTTCCTGTGGGCCTGAGGGACCTGAAAAGACCTCCACCGGTAACATTAGTGACGATCTGAAGGTCGTCGATCTGAGACTCAAGTCTGAGAATATGTCGCTCGACGCACAGGCCCAG ATGAGCTTCGTGAGCAGTTATGACTCGATGAAATTGTCGCCGGCCACCCCCAGCCAGGGAGAGTCGCCGACCTCTATCGTTTCGTTTACCCAGCAACTGCAAGCCATCCAGACCCAGGCTCAGACCGACAAGATGGTAGAGTCCGTCACCGCGGCCTTGTTCAACACTGACGAAAACTCCGGTCCGATATACCCGCAGATGTTACCAATGTCCACTATGGAATCAATGAGGCATCTCATCTCTTCTAAAAACAACATGGATCCTTTAGGAACCGAATTGAAGGTCCTCAACCCCGAGCTAATGATCACGGATACTGCGATGCAGTCGACCGTGCTGCAGACCGCTAACGAGCAACGACTCATGGTCTACAACCAGATGACATCCGGCCGAGCCGAAGAGAGATTCAACCCCTTTGGAAATATGACCAAGCTCGAGATGGAAACCTCCTCGGCGATATCGCAACAGAACGCACAGATGGAGGCGCTAGTCGAGGACGCTATGAAGGCCACCGCGGCAATGTTGCCTGCCGACGCGGCCAAACTAGACGAGCTAGTCAACTCTCGCGTGGACGACCATTTGTCGGCGTCGTCCGCCTCGCCATCGGGCGGGTCCCACGCTTCCGACGTCCTGCTGAGTCCGGGCGCCGGGGTGGTGACGCGGGGACCGGCCGCCGACTTGTTGCCCTCCGCCGCCATCTCGCCCGACGTCATCCTCAACCCACAAGTGTCACCCAGCATGCTATGCGACGCCAATCAGCACATGGTGATGCCGACCGGAACAGCACCCGAAGACCTCATGATGCTGCCGGATCAGATGCAGCTCACATCCGTGAAGACTCCACCGGCGGCCGTCAAATCTATGATCTTGAACGCGGCCGCAGAGATCCTGACATCGGACACGACGATGAACGCGCTCGTGAAGTCAGCCATCAACACGGCCAACATCCTGACGACGGAGAGCGCGGCCGAGCAGCCGCCCGCCGAGCCCGCCCCGGAGGCGCCGCTGGTGGCCATGTCGCAGGCCGTGTCGCAAGCCGTGACGCAGGCCGTGTCGCAGGCCGTGTCGCAGGCGGTGTCGCAAGCCGTGTCGCATGAGATGACGGCGCCGGTGCAGGGCCTCACGGACATGAGCGACCAGGACCTGCTCTCCTACATCAACACGAGCACCTTCGACCAGGGTGAGTACATGGACATCTACTACGATTGA
- the LOC101735802 gene encoding nuclear factor of activated T-cells 5 isoform X2: MLLKCTADGRPIKENGTPGNHASGTRGMKMTMSTAPTMSARVHRKVMRAPHKRAHPGKTHFSGKMVHAGKMAHPGKLSHLGKFGKLAHYAHTHSLRPPEPCENSNDSGLGTDPVNRLSDTVEDWEHPELKRHRGESEMPVKIECDNATDAYAFVPPGVQPAGVQPASALPVPVIRPGCSISSPNITESPGKRFQDPYRSCGKLGSGGKLANKYPGGGKLAGPGGKLGGKLAGKYGGKLAQAMARRRALAAMTQTGPPGLAAPLTNKSRDGTVELQILCQPETQHRARYQTEGSRGAVKDNSGTGFPMVKLVGYDKPAVLQVFIGTDTGRVQPHMFYQACRVSGKNSTPCKERKEDGTVIIEIDLEPAKDWKVTCDCVGILKERNVDVEHRFGEALGGVGSVGSVGGVGSVGAVSSASHVSRGKKKSTRCRMVFRTDIINPAGHRETLQVCSTQIICTQPPGVPEVCRKSLVSCPATGGLELYLLGKNFLKETKVVFCQRHEGRTTWEEEVTPDKEFLQQTHLVCCVPAYGRQDLSEAVAVQLFVRSGGKASEPHCFYYTPPALDTGPLHCSRHHSQGSDHSRAPPLPADPRQHGGEEARPVLMWGAMPPPALPVRRPSVILPDPHSPLGLKSEVMDETSQHSVVDHTDASCGPEGPEKTSTGNISDDLKVVDLRLKSENMSLDAQAQMSFVSSYDSMKLSPATPSQGESPTSIVSFTQQLQAIQTQAQTDKMVESVTAALFNTDENSGPIYPQMLPMSTMESMRHLISSKNNMDPLGTELKVLNPELMITDTAMQSTVLQTANEQRLMVYNQMTSGRAEERFNPFGNMTKLEMETSSAISQQNAQMEALVEDAMKATAAMLPADAAKLDELVNSRVDDHLSASSASPSGGSHASDVLLSPGAGVVTRGPAADLLPSAAISPDVILNPQVSPSMLCDANQHMVMPTGTAPEDLMMLPDQMQLTSVKTPPAAVKSMILNAAAEILTSDTTMNALVKSAINTANILTTESAAEQPPAEPAPEAPLVAMSQAVSQAVTQAVSQAVSQAVSQAVSHEMTAPVQGLTDMSDQDLLSYINTSTFDQV; the protein is encoded by the exons GCATGAAAATGACTATGTCAACTGCACCAACGATGAGCGCTCGCGTCCACAGGAAGGTGATGAGAGCGCCCCATAAGCGTGCCCATCCCGGCAAAACGCACTTCTCCGGGAAAATGGTACACGCCGGCAAAATGGCCCACCCGGGGAAACTGTCTCACTTGGGTAAATTCGGGAAGCTTGCCCACTATGCGCACACACACTCTCTGCGGCCTCCGGAGCCTTGCGAGAACAGTAACGACAGCGGCCTAGGGACCGATCCAGTCAACAG ATTGTCGGACACTGTGGAGGACTGGGAACATCCGGAGTTGAAACGGCATCGCGGCGAGTCGGAGATGCCCGTTAAGATCGAATGCGACAACGCTACCGATGCTTACGCGTTCGTCCCTCCCGGAGTCCAGCCCGCCGGAGTGCAGCCAGCATCAGCACTACCAGTCCCCGT AATAAGGCCGGGCTGCAGCATATCTAGTCCAAACATCACCGAGTCGCCAGGGAAGAGGTTTCAAGATCCGTACAGGTCTTGTGGAAAACTCGGCAGTGGAGGGAAACTAGCTAATAAGTACCCCGGGGGAGGAAAACTAGCCGGACCGGGGGGGAAACTTGGAGGCAAATTAGCCGGGAAATACGGAGGGAAGTTAGCACAGGCCATGGCGAGGCGGAGGGCGCTGGCTGCTATGACACAGACCGGACCGCCGGGCCTCGCCGCTCCACTCACCAACAAATCTAGGGACGGCACTGTGGAGCTACAAATACTGTGCCAGCCTGAAACTCAACACAGAGCGAG ATATCAGACTGAAGGCAGTCGGGGAGCCGTCAAAGATAACTCCGGGACCGGTTTTCCGATGGTCAAATTAGTTGGCTACGATAAGCCGGCCGTATTACAG GTATTTATAGGTACAGACACAGGACGAGTGCAACCTCACATGTTCTACCAGGCCTGCCGCGTCTCCGGGAAGAACTCGACGCCGTGCAAGGAGCGGAAGGAAGATGGAACCGTTATCATAGAGATAGACTTGGAGCCGGCCAAGGACTGGAAGGTCACGTGCGACTGCGTTGGTATACTCAAG GAGCGCAACGTGGACGTGGAGCACCGCTTCGGCGAGGCTCTGGGCGGCGTGGGGAGCGTGGGAAGCGTGGGGGGCGTGGGGAGCGTGGGGGCGGTGAGCAGCGCCAGCCACGTGTCCCGCGGCAAGAAAAAGTCGACGCGATGCCGCATGGTGTTCCGCACCGACATCATCAACCCCGCAGGACACCGGGAGACGCTACAGGTCTGCTCCACGCAGATCATATGCA CGCAACCGCCGGGCGTACCAGAGGTGTGCCGAAAGTCACTAGTCTCGTGTCCGGCCACCGGAGGCCTGGAACTATACCTGCTCGGCAAGAACTTCCTCAAGGAGACCAAGGTGGTGTTCTGTCAGAGGCACGAGGGTCGCACGACTTGGGAGGAAGAAGTCACGCCTGACAAAGAATTTTTGCAACAG ACGCACCTGGTGTGCTGCGTGCCGGCGTACGGGCGACAGGACCTGAGCGAGGCGGTGGCGGTGCAGCTGTTCGTGAGGTCGGGCGGCAAGGCGTCGGAGCCGCACTGCTTCTACTACACGCCGCCCGCTCTCGACACGGGCCCCCTACATTGCTCGCGCCATCACTCGCAAG GTAGCGACCACAGCCGAGCGCCGCCGCTGCCCGCTGACCCGCGCCAGCACG GTGGCGAGGAGGCGCGGCCGGTGCTCATGTGGGGCGCGATGCCGCCGCCCGCCCTGCCCGTGCGCAGACCCTCCGTCATCCTGCCAGACCCACACTCGCCTCTCGGACTCAAGAGTGAG GTGATGGACGAGACCAGCCAGCACTCCGTGGTCGATCACACAGACGCTTCCTGTGGGCCTGAGGGACCTGAAAAGACCTCCACCGGTAACATTAGTGACGATCTGAAGGTCGTCGATCTGAGACTCAAGTCTGAGAATATGTCGCTCGACGCACAGGCCCAG ATGAGCTTCGTGAGCAGTTATGACTCGATGAAATTGTCGCCGGCCACCCCCAGCCAGGGAGAGTCGCCGACCTCTATCGTTTCGTTTACCCAGCAACTGCAAGCCATCCAGACCCAGGCTCAGACCGACAAGATGGTAGAGTCCGTCACCGCGGCCTTGTTCAACACTGACGAAAACTCCGGTCCGATATACCCGCAGATGTTACCAATGTCCACTATGGAATCAATGAGGCATCTCATCTCTTCTAAAAACAACATGGATCCTTTAGGAACCGAATTGAAGGTCCTCAACCCCGAGCTAATGATCACGGATACTGCGATGCAGTCGACCGTGCTGCAGACCGCTAACGAGCAACGACTCATGGTCTACAACCAGATGACATCCGGCCGAGCCGAAGAGAGATTCAACCCCTTTGGAAATATGACCAAGCTCGAGATGGAAACCTCCTCGGCGATATCGCAACAGAACGCACAGATGGAGGCGCTAGTCGAGGACGCTATGAAGGCCACCGCGGCAATGTTGCCTGCCGACGCGGCCAAACTAGACGAGCTAGTCAACTCTCGCGTGGACGACCATTTGTCGGCGTCGTCCGCCTCGCCATCGGGCGGGTCCCACGCTTCCGACGTCCTGCTGAGTCCGGGCGCCGGGGTGGTGACGCGGGGACCGGCCGCCGACTTGTTGCCCTCCGCCGCCATCTCGCCCGACGTCATCCTCAACCCACAAGTGTCACCCAGCATGCTATGCGACGCCAATCAGCACATGGTGATGCCGACCGGAACAGCACCCGAAGACCTCATGATGCTGCCGGATCAGATGCAGCTCACATCCGTGAAGACTCCACCGGCGGCCGTCAAATCTATGATCTTGAACGCGGCCGCAGAGATCCTGACATCGGACACGACGATGAACGCGCTCGTGAAGTCAGCCATCAACACGGCCAACATCCTGACGACGGAGAGCGCGGCCGAGCAGCCGCCCGCCGAGCCCGCCCCGGAGGCGCCGCTGGTGGCCATGTCGCAGGCCGTGTCGCAAGCCGTGACGCAGGCCGTGTCGCAGGCCGTGTCGCAGGCGGTGTCGCAAGCCGTGTCGCATGAGATGACGGCGCCGGTGCAGGGCCTCACGGACATGAGCGACCAGGACCTGCTCTCCTACATCAACACGAGCACCTTCGACCAGG